A window from Leptothermofonsia sichuanensis E412 encodes these proteins:
- a CDS encoding BrnT family toxin, giving the protein MEYEWDEAKRLANLRKHGIDFIDVPAIFGGDTVTVEDDRYSYGEQRFITFGLLQGRVIAVVHTEQEDYTRIISARKATKYEQRAYFEQLSN; this is encoded by the coding sequence ATGGAATACGAATGGGATGAAGCAAAGCGTCTCGCCAATCTTCGTAAGCATGGAATTGACTTTATTGATGTCCCAGCCATATTTGGTGGCGACACTGTAACTGTTGAGGATGATCGCTATAGCTATGGGGAGCAGCGGTTTATCACATTTGGCTTGTTGCAAGGGCGAGTGATTGCTGTTGTCCATACCGAACAAGAGGATTATACCCGTATTATTTCCGCAAGAAAGGCAACGAAATATGAACAGAGAGCCTACTTCGAGCAACTCTCAAACTGA
- a CDS encoding BrnA antitoxin family protein — MTDEDIDFSDCPEVTPEMFAKAIVRRGLPVAKAKTQVTLRIDSDVLDWFKSQGRGYQTQINQLLRAYMEAHQR; from the coding sequence ATGACGGACGAAGATATTGATTTCTCAGACTGCCCAGAAGTTACACCAGAGATGTTTGCAAAAGCAATAGTGCGACGTGGTTTACCCGTTGCAAAAGCAAAGACCCAGGTTACACTCCGTATCGATAGCGATGTTTTGGATTGGTTTAAGTCTCAGGGACGTGGCTATCAAACTCAAATCAATCAGTTGTTGCGGGCTTATATGGAAGCACATCAGCGGTAG
- a CDS encoding protochlorophyllide reductase, translating to MEQNRKSTAIITGASSGVGLYATKALTKRGWHVIMACRDLQKAKKAAAELGIPEDSYTAMLIDTASLESVRQFVNDFRATGRPLDALVCNAAIYMPLLKEPLRSPEGYELTVATNHLGHFLLCNLLLNDLKHSGSPDPRLVILGTVTHNPKELGGKIPPRPDLGDLKGFADGFKAPISMIDGKKFEPVKAYKDSKVCNVLTMRELHRRYHESTGITFTSLYPGCVATTALFRNHYPLFQKLFPLFQRYITGGFVSEELSGERVAAVVADPEYRQSGAYWSWGNRQKKDRKSFVQQVSPEASDEEKGKRMWEFSEKLVGLA from the coding sequence ATGGAACAGAATCGAAAATCAACGGCAATCATTACAGGTGCTTCCTCAGGGGTTGGTTTGTATGCCACAAAAGCCCTGACGAAGCGGGGATGGCATGTGATTATGGCATGTCGAGATCTGCAAAAAGCAAAAAAAGCTGCCGCAGAGTTGGGGATTCCCGAAGATAGCTACACCGCGATGCTGATTGACACGGCATCCCTGGAAAGTGTGCGTCAGTTTGTCAACGACTTCAGGGCTACGGGCAGACCGCTCGATGCGCTGGTCTGCAACGCCGCCATCTATATGCCCCTGTTGAAAGAACCCCTGCGCAGCCCGGAAGGGTACGAGTTAACTGTAGCAACCAACCATCTGGGGCATTTTCTACTGTGCAATCTTCTGCTTAACGATCTGAAGCACTCTGGATCTCCCGACCCACGGCTTGTGATTTTGGGAACTGTCACCCACAACCCGAAAGAGTTGGGCGGAAAAATCCCACCCCGACCCGATCTGGGGGACTTAAAGGGATTTGCCGATGGGTTCAAAGCCCCCATTTCAATGATCGACGGCAAAAAGTTTGAACCCGTCAAGGCTTACAAGGACAGTAAAGTCTGCAATGTTTTGACGATGCGAGAGTTACATCGTCGCTATCACGAGTCCACTGGGATTACGTTTACGTCCCTCTATCCTGGTTGTGTAGCCACAACGGCTCTTTTCCGCAATCACTATCCGCTGTTTCAGAAACTTTTCCCCCTTTTCCAGCGCTACATTACAGGTGGGTTCGTGTCTGAGGAACTCTCTGGCGAACGGGTTGCCGCCGTGGTGGCAGATCCTGAATACCGCCAGTCGGGTGCCTACTGGAGTTGGGGCAATCGTCAGAAGAAAGATCGCAAGTCCTTTGTGCAACAGGTTTCACCTGAGGCAAGCGACGAGGAAAAAGGAAAACGGATGTGGGAGTTCAGTGAAAAGCTGGTGGGGCTTGCCTGA